Part of the Halostella litorea genome is shown below.
TGGCGAGGCCGAAGCCGGTCCCGTCCGGCCGGGTCGAGTAGCCGTGTTCGAAGACGGCCTTGCGCTCGCCCTCGGGGATCCCATTCCCGTCGTCCGCGACGAAGAAGCCGTCGTCGAGCCGGCCGACCCGGACCGTCTCGCCGCCGTGCTCGACCGCGTTGCGGAACAGGTTCTCCAGCAGCGTCCGGAGGCGGGACGGGTCGGCGCGGACGTACACGTCCCCTTCGACAGCGTTTTCGAGCACCCCATCCCCGGTGTCGCTGGTCGACCACGCGTCCGCGACGACCGACCGCAGCGCCACGGTCTCGGGGTCGTCGATCGACTCCCCCTCCCGGGACAGCGTCAGGAGGTCCCCGATCGTCTCGTCGATCCGTTCGAGCGCGTCGAGGGCCTCCCGGTGGTGCTCCGGGTCCCCCGTCTCCTGGGCGAGTTCGACGTAGCCCGTGGCGACCGAAACCGGGTTCCGGAGGTCGTGTGAGAGCACGCTGGCGAAGCGTTCGAGCTGGTCGGTCTTGCGTTCGAGGTCGGACGCGTAGGCTTCCAGCTCCGACACGTCGCGGACGATCAGCCCGTAGCCGCGCGGTTCGCCGCCGCTCGCGACCTCGTGGGCGGTCACGCGCAGCGTCTGCCGCCCGCCGTCCGTCCTCCGGGTGATCGTCCCGGCGAACGGCGACCGGTTCTCGACACCGTCCGGGAGCGGGTCGGGGTCGTCGTGCGCAAGCCCCCCGTCGGTCCCGGCGAGAAAGGACGGGTACACCTCCCCGATCCCGTCGCCCGCCCGGTTGGCCAGCCGCGGGAAGCGCTCCGCGGCGGTCTCGTTGAAGTCGACGATGCGCCCGTCGGCGTCGACGACGACGATGGCGTCGTCGATCGAGTCGAACAGCACGTCGCGGGCCAGCGGTGCCACGGCGAACACGCCGGTTCGGAACAGCGCGGCCGCGACGAGAACCCCGAAGAGTCCGGCGCCGTACACGCCGTACGTGAACCCCGGGAGCGGGGCGGCGCCGGTGATCCCGAGGAGGGCGGTGACGACGATGGCGGCCATTCCGACGACCAGCGCGAGCAACTGCCACAGGACGCCCCGCCGGGAGAACGGCAACGACCGGAACAGCAGGCCGAGGCCGGCCAACAGCTGGAGGTTGGTGACGACGATCAGCGCGTCCATGAGCCCGGACCGGTGGTACACCGGATACCGGATCGGCTCGGTGACGACCCGAAAGTCGACGAGCAGCAGGTCGTGGACAGGATTCGTGAGAACCAGGGCGGCCGGGAGGACCGCGGCAGCGGCGAGCGCGGTCCACACCGGTCCGGTCAGCCCGCTCTCCCGGCCGGTGTAGAACGCCGTGAACACGAGCCAGAGGGTCGGAGCCGCCACCACGAACGCGTAGATCAGGTGGGTCGACGCGACCCGCAACGGCGTGGGCACCGCGCTCGAAAGCACTGCGGCGGCACAGAGCGCCATGAGAACGTGGACGGCGAGAAGGACGATCAGCACCGTCCCCGCGCGGTCGTCGGTCCACCGACGGACCCACCACGCCGCGCCGCCCGAGGCGACGACCGTCAGAAGCAGCCCGAGGAGATGGGCGATATAGATCACGGATGTACTGAACCAGTCAGTACGGTTAGAGCTTGTGGCTCCTCGACCGCCGACGGACGGGCGTATCAGCACTTCTCGCGCACTGAACGGCCGTCACCCGGTGCGGCTCCGGCCGGTGGTTCATCCCGGACCGGGGGTGGCGGGCCTTCGGGGTCGCCGGCGGCGCGCTGTACGAACACGTGGGCGACGGCGCCCGTGTCTGGCGCTGAGCGGTCCGGCCCGCCGTCCGACCCTCGACCGGCCACCGCAACTCGTTTTTACCCGGTGGTACGACTTGGTGATATGATCGACGACGTGTGCCTCTACCGTCCCCCGGACTACGACGGCGCGCCGCCGGTCGACGCGGACGCCGTCGCCGCGTGGCTCCGGGAGCGCATCGACGCCGACGTCCGGATCCGCGAACCGTTCCTCGACGCCCACCGGACCGACGACATCGCCGAGCGCCTCGCCGGGGCCAGGGTCCGGTCGCCCCGCGAGCGCGACACCGTCGACCCGATGCTCGGGACCGTCCGCTACGAGGAGCGGGCGCTCGACGACCCGGCCCGGGCGGGCGGCGTGCTGTACGACGGCGTCGCGGTCCAGCGCGCGTTGAACGCCGCGCTGCCGGCCGAGGAGCGGCCGCTGGACCGCCTCCACGTCGCGGTGCTCGACCGCGCGGTCGGCACCTGGGGGAACCACGACGGGCGCTGGCACAAGCGCGTGAGCGTCCTCGGCCAGCCGGCCCTGGTGTCGGTGCCGGGGCTGTACGAGGCCCCCGCAAAGCCTGAGTCCTACTACCAGGAACAGCAGCGCCACGCCCTGCTGTCCGGTGACGCGCCGCCCCGGGAGGTGCTGGAGAACCGCGTCGACGGCGAGTTCCTCGTCGCGGACGACCCCCGGACGACCGAGGCGCTGAAGGGGTACGTCCTGAGCGCCGTCCACCTCGCGGCGACCGGCGAGGCCTTCTGCGACGACGAGCGCTGCCGGCTCTCGAACCCCCACCGCCAGCCGGGCGTGGTCCGGGCACAGCTCCGGGAGCCGGAGTTCTGCGAGGCCCACGCCGAGCGCTACGGCCGGTAGCGGGCTACGCGACGGTCACCGTCACGTTCCCGGCGTCGCCCTCAGCCCGCACGTCGACGGGGGCCGGGGCGACGGTCAGCGCGACCGTCTCGTCGGTCGGGCGGTCGACGGCGAACGACGCGTCGGCGGCCGCCCCGCGTCGCTCCGCGAACGTCCCCAGCGCAGCTTCGAGTTCGTCGGCCTCGCCCGGGCCGTCCGCCCGGAGCGCCCAGACGTACGCGCGGCGGTCGCTCTGCCGGAGCGTGACGACCTCGTCGGTGCCCCAGCCCTCCGCCGCGGCGGCGGCCGTCTCGGGGTCGAGTTCCCCGCGGAGCAGTATCCGCGTCGTCAGTTCGCCGAGCGTGTCGTTCGCGCCGACGGTCCAGTTCCCGCCGCGGACGGCGAGCGACAGGTCCCGCGCGGGCTCCTCGTCGGGCGCGTAACCGTGGAGCACCTGCTCGGTCGTCCGCGGGCGGTCCTCGTAGACGCTCGCCAG
Proteins encoded:
- a CDS encoding histidine kinase N-terminal 7TM domain-containing protein translates to MIYIAHLLGLLLTVVASGGAAWWVRRWTDDRAGTVLIVLLAVHVLMALCAAAVLSSAVPTPLRVASTHLIYAFVVAAPTLWLVFTAFYTGRESGLTGPVWTALAAAAVLPAALVLTNPVHDLLLVDFRVVTEPIRYPVYHRSGLMDALIVVTNLQLLAGLGLLFRSLPFSRRGVLWQLLALVVGMAAIVVTALLGITGAAPLPGFTYGVYGAGLFGVLVAAALFRTGVFAVAPLARDVLFDSIDDAIVVVDADGRIVDFNETAAERFPRLANRAGDGIGEVYPSFLAGTDGGLAHDDPDPLPDGVENRSPFAGTITRRTDGGRQTLRVTAHEVASGGEPRGYGLIVRDVSELEAYASDLERKTDQLERFASVLSHDLRNPVSVATGYVELAQETGDPEHHREALDALERIDETIGDLLTLSREGESIDDPETVALRSVVADAWSTSDTGDGVLENAVEGDVYVRADPSRLRTLLENLFRNAVEHGGETVRVGRLDDGFFVADDGNGIPEGERKAVFEHGYSTRPDGTGFGLAIVRSIATAHGWSIAVTEGRDGGARFEITGVAPDASDEPEPTVGSTRDASADGSAG
- a CDS encoding DUF7001 family protein, yielding MIDDVCLYRPPDYDGAPPVDADAVAAWLRERIDADVRIREPFLDAHRTDDIAERLAGARVRSPRERDTVDPMLGTVRYEERALDDPARAGGVLYDGVAVQRALNAALPAEERPLDRLHVAVLDRAVGTWGNHDGRWHKRVSVLGQPALVSVPGLYEAPAKPESYYQEQQRHALLSGDAPPREVLENRVDGEFLVADDPRTTEALKGYVLSAVHLAATGEAFCDDERCRLSNPHRQPGVVRAQLREPEFCEAHAERYGR